A single region of the Acidithiobacillus acidisediminis genome encodes:
- a CDS encoding glycine cleavage system protein H: protein MSEYRGCELPEDLFYDLDYVWVRPDDDGLFTIGVTDPAQTMSGRLQKARIKKVGTQLDAGRHVATLESGKWAGGVPTPFAGEVVARNESLLDNPHLINIDPYGDAGIARLRADNPSEALANLHTGPDAIAALQAWIQRYDVQCMRCSD, encoded by the coding sequence ATGAGTGAATATCGTGGCTGTGAACTTCCCGAAGACCTCTTTTATGATCTGGATTACGTCTGGGTTCGCCCCGATGACGATGGACTGTTCACTATTGGTGTCACCGATCCCGCGCAAACCATGTCAGGCCGGCTACAAAAGGCGCGCATCAAGAAAGTAGGAACGCAACTCGACGCCGGTCGTCATGTGGCAACCTTAGAAAGTGGCAAGTGGGCTGGCGGTGTCCCAACCCCCTTCGCTGGCGAAGTGGTCGCCCGAAATGAATCCTTGCTGGACAATCCGCACCTGATCAATATCGATCCCTACGGCGACGCCGGGATCGCGCGCCTGCGGGCAGATAATCCCAGCGAGGCATTGGCCAACTTGCACACTGGACCCGACGCCATAGCCGCTTTACAGGCCTGGATTCAGCGCTATGACGTGCAATGTATGCGCTGCTCCGATTAG
- a CDS encoding hemerythrin domain-containing protein — MKSIQAIMQNDHEHLDTLLLSVETALKNQDWQGAERLFAQFRDRTVSTHMKTEEELLFPAFERWSQEADHPLTSLLRKGHQDLRVFFAEIEESLQQHDAEEFSDLLSTVKIILQQHDAKEENELYPHLDAALPGQMDIIRQRMDTVGE; from the coding sequence ATGAAGTCCATTCAAGCGATCATGCAGAACGATCACGAACACCTGGATACGCTATTACTCAGCGTGGAAACGGCATTAAAAAATCAGGATTGGCAGGGAGCGGAACGCCTGTTTGCGCAATTTCGCGACCGCACTGTGTCCACCCACATGAAAACAGAGGAAGAATTATTATTCCCTGCCTTTGAACGCTGGTCACAGGAAGCAGACCACCCTCTCACCTCCCTATTACGAAAAGGGCATCAGGATCTGCGCGTATTTTTTGCAGAAATCGAGGAGAGTCTGCAGCAGCACGATGCCGAAGAATTTTCGGATCTACTCAGCACGGTGAAAATTATCCTCCAGCAACATGATGCCAAAGAAGAAAATGAACTATATCCGCATCTTGACGCGGCACTGCCGGGCCAGATGGACATCATTCGTCAGAGAATGGACACTGTTGGGGAGTAA
- a CDS encoding thioredoxin family protein, which translates to MKIQLLVSKWCPTCPQAETIWQEAVQKRPAELEILDVGDKAGREIVSRLRIRTVPAIVIDGALKTVGVQPLSNVLALLDEMVAGERR; encoded by the coding sequence ATGAAAATACAATTGCTGGTTTCCAAGTGGTGCCCCACTTGCCCGCAAGCAGAAACGATTTGGCAAGAAGCTGTGCAGAAAAGACCGGCAGAACTGGAAATTCTGGACGTAGGCGATAAGGCCGGACGGGAGATCGTGAGTCGACTGCGCATCCGTACCGTACCGGCCATTGTCATCGATGGTGCACTGAAAACCGTTGGCGTGCAGCCCTTAAGCAATGTCTTGGCTCTGCTGGACGAGATGGTTGCGGGAGAAAGGCGATGA
- a CDS encoding 2Fe-2S iron-sulfur cluster-binding protein: MDYEITLEPSGRTLRVRAEQNLVAAALEQGVAIHHGCGNGSCGDCKGTVLAGEYEQLPFMPLLLTPQERSAGKAILCKLQPRSDMRIEAQIDTPGHWQGRIHALSRLAPSVMEIRLQLEREYPYRAGQYARIAVPGQAETWRSYSLACPPGDDHELVFHVRAAPGGLFTEWLFHQAQLGDILQLSAAQGDFYLREDNDRPLLCIAAGTGLAPIEAVLQQAFQSGWQRPMTLFFGARKRQDFYHLELLSNWAQRYPNFQFIPTLSDKDDESWTGARRLLPSVAQMSHWQGHEAYLCGSPSMVEAAIDLLLSHGLPSGQIHFDSFAPNG, encoded by the coding sequence ATGGACTATGAAATTACCCTGGAGCCATCGGGGCGTACCTTACGTGTACGCGCCGAGCAGAACTTGGTGGCTGCCGCCCTCGAGCAGGGCGTCGCCATCCATCATGGCTGTGGCAATGGCTCCTGTGGCGACTGTAAGGGGACGGTACTCGCCGGCGAGTATGAACAACTCCCCTTCATGCCCCTCCTGCTCACCCCCCAGGAGCGCAGTGCCGGCAAAGCCATCCTGTGCAAGCTACAGCCACGCAGTGACATGCGCATCGAGGCGCAGATTGACACCCCGGGTCATTGGCAGGGGAGGATCCATGCCTTGTCCCGCCTTGCTCCGTCGGTCATGGAAATTCGCCTGCAACTGGAGCGCGAATATCCCTATCGGGCCGGTCAGTATGCCCGTATTGCCGTTCCAGGCCAGGCCGAGACCTGGCGCTCCTATTCTCTGGCCTGCCCTCCTGGGGATGATCATGAGCTTGTCTTTCACGTCCGTGCCGCTCCCGGTGGCCTCTTCACGGAATGGCTCTTTCACCAGGCGCAGCTGGGCGACATACTGCAACTCAGCGCAGCGCAAGGAGATTTTTATCTCCGGGAAGACAATGACCGGCCATTGCTGTGCATTGCCGCAGGTACCGGGCTCGCACCCATCGAGGCCGTTCTGCAGCAGGCTTTTCAGTCCGGCTGGCAGCGCCCCATGACCTTGTTTTTTGGCGCCCGCAAACGTCAGGATTTTTATCATCTAGAATTATTGTCCAACTGGGCTCAGCGTTACCCGAATTTTCAGTTCATCCCCACATTGTCCGACAAGGACGATGAAAGCTGGACCGGGGCACGCCGACTCTTACCCAGTGTGGCGCAAATGAGCCACTGGCAAGGGCATGAGGCGTACCTCTGTGGTAGCCCCAGCATGGTAGAAGCCGCCATCGATCTCCTGTTGTCCCACGGCCTGCCGAGCGGGCAGATCCACTTTGACAGCTTCGCGCCCAATGGCTAG
- a CDS encoding globin domain-containing protein: MSINIDLIKNSGKAVQDLGVQVAAHFYETMFQHYPEVRKMFPGDMTEQRVRLFNSVILIASNIDNTDMLVPYLKELGVGHIQYDTRPEHYPIVGKSLLLTLKHFLGSAWTAEMAESWVEAYNLASTVCIQAACDAMAAGRYVPLTLDDVPPVGA, translated from the coding sequence ATGAGCATCAACATCGATTTGATCAAAAACAGCGGTAAGGCGGTGCAGGACTTGGGCGTGCAGGTCGCCGCCCATTTCTATGAAACGATGTTCCAGCACTATCCCGAAGTGCGCAAGATGTTCCCCGGCGACATGACCGAGCAGCGGGTACGGCTGTTCAACTCGGTGATCCTCATTGCCTCCAACATCGACAACACCGACATGTTGGTGCCCTATCTGAAGGAATTGGGCGTGGGGCACATCCAATATGACACCCGCCCGGAGCATTATCCAATCGTCGGGAAGAGTCTATTGCTCACCCTAAAGCATTTTCTGGGATCCGCCTGGACCGCGGAAATGGCAGAGTCCTGGGTAGAGGCCTACAACCTGGCCTCGACGGTCTGCATCCAGGCGGCCTGTGATGCCATGGCGGCGGGTCGTTATGTCCCGCTGACCCTCGACGATGTACCGCCCGTGGGGGCCTGA
- a CDS encoding uracil-DNA glycosylase family protein, producing MCPKGPETDLEPLLAELQHCRLCAEHLPQEPRPVLQIHPRARILIAAQAPGRRAQASGLPFDDPSGDRLRDWLGVSRSQFYDPQFFALVPMGFCYPGKARAGDLPPRPECAPRWRTPLLAHLQQVELTLVIGQYARRYHLPESRGSLQALVRDWRHYGPALIPLPHPSPRNTLWLRRNPWFSDDVLPALKNRIAEILG from the coding sequence ATGTGTCCCAAGGGACCTGAAACCGATCTGGAACCCTTGCTGGCAGAACTGCAGCACTGCCGGCTCTGTGCAGAGCATCTGCCCCAGGAACCACGCCCGGTCCTGCAGATCCACCCTCGCGCCCGAATCCTCATCGCCGCCCAGGCGCCGGGGCGGCGCGCCCAGGCCAGTGGCTTACCCTTTGACGATCCCAGCGGTGATCGCCTGCGTGATTGGCTCGGGGTCAGTCGCAGCCAATTTTACGATCCCCAGTTCTTTGCCTTGGTACCCATGGGATTCTGCTATCCCGGCAAGGCGCGCGCTGGCGATCTTCCGCCACGCCCAGAGTGTGCACCGCGCTGGCGCACACCCCTCCTCGCTCATCTGCAACAGGTAGAATTGACCCTGGTTATTGGCCAGTATGCGCGCCGCTATCATTTGCCCGAGAGCCGAGGCTCCCTGCAAGCGCTGGTGCGCGATTGGCGACACTATGGGCCCGCCCTGATCCCTCTGCCCCATCCCAGTCCGCGCAACACCCTCTGGCTGCGCCGTAACCCCTGGTTCAGCGACGACGTCCTCCCGGCCCTGAAGAATCGGATCGCCGAGATTCTGGGCTGA
- a CDS encoding LysR family transcriptional regulator, producing the protein MPLSTPSLELLETFWAVAETGSVSAAAKRLHRSQPAISERLQRLNDIVGEVLYLPHGRGVRLTAAGEAYLAPARRLQELKNEVSDRLYRRSHLQEGVLKIAATNTIANYFLPSHLVEFRRRYPDIEIILKGGISDWTQYALGDWDLLFIEEGSEDIPLPRYYQRHPWLQDEILTIFPQDHALANRETIGLADLLAFPMVWREDHSGVRARVLQEFTRQGLDVPIRIEVNGVEAMGNAVAAGLGIGFITSTALRYRPDWALCTRRLPAPQGIHWTLHLAVPEAPYRSHTLNAFLQQIGLEAHVSQGT; encoded by the coding sequence ATGCCGCTCTCTACCCCCTCCCTGGAACTCCTGGAAACCTTTTGGGCCGTCGCCGAAACCGGCAGCGTCAGCGCAGCTGCCAAACGCCTGCATCGCAGCCAGCCCGCCATCAGCGAGCGCTTGCAGCGGCTGAACGACATCGTCGGTGAGGTGCTCTATCTGCCCCATGGTCGCGGTGTGCGCCTGACCGCTGCGGGTGAGGCGTATCTAGCCCCCGCGCGGCGTTTGCAGGAACTCAAGAACGAGGTGTCCGATCGGTTGTACCGGCGCTCGCACCTGCAGGAGGGGGTGCTGAAGATTGCCGCCACCAACACCATCGCCAATTATTTTTTACCCTCCCACCTGGTCGAGTTTCGTCGTCGCTATCCCGATATCGAAATCATCCTGAAAGGCGGCATCAGTGACTGGACCCAATATGCGCTGGGGGATTGGGACCTGCTCTTCATCGAGGAGGGGAGCGAGGACATCCCCCTACCCCGCTATTATCAGCGGCACCCGTGGCTGCAAGATGAGATTCTCACCATCTTTCCCCAGGATCATGCCTTGGCCAACCGGGAGACCATTGGCCTGGCAGACCTGCTGGCCTTTCCCATGGTCTGGCGGGAAGACCATTCAGGCGTGCGCGCGCGAGTACTGCAGGAGTTCACCCGCCAGGGCCTGGACGTGCCCATCCGCATCGAAGTCAATGGCGTCGAGGCCATGGGGAATGCGGTGGCAGCTGGTCTGGGCATCGGCTTCATTACCAGCACCGCGCTGCGCTATCGCCCCGATTGGGCGCTCTGCACCCGACGCCTCCCGGCTCCTCAAGGCATTCATTGGACCCTCCACCTCGCCGTTCCCGAAGCCCCCTACCGCTCCCATACCCTGAACGCCTTTCTACAACAGATTGGACTGGAAGCCCATGTGTCCCAAGGGACCTGA
- a CDS encoding efflux transporter outer membrane subunit, translated as MESKDLKQNPRPRPLRTVVLLALAMGLAGCAAGPDFQRPAPPKVAAYTAAPLPHQTASAATNLGSAQRLDPGMVVDAQWWRSFQSPALDHFIDEALQGSPSLAAARATLRQAQELYAAQSGSTLYPQVDAGLSAERQRFNPIALGQSTGARTFNLLNAGVGVRYNLDLAGGNRRALEALAAKADYQRFELEAARLSLAGNIAGTAITRARLAAQIKATSAILRAQEEQIELAQGRVHLGQASPDEVLSLTTQAEQTRASLPTLRQQMQQSEHLLAALAGRAPGAGGIPAFTLTDFTLPKALPLVVPSELVRHRPDIQASEALLHAANADYGVAVAKFYPQINLSANLSSQALSSAALFGPGSAVWSLLGQLTQPLFRPGLAAEKRAALAAFDAAAANYQNVVLEALRNVADSLRAMDNDAQTLAALAVADRAAQGSLHSVERQYQLGAASYLQVLVAQQQAQQTRLGLLAAQAQRLSDTVALYQAMGT; from the coding sequence ATGGAAAGTAAAGATTTGAAGCAGAACCCCCGGCCACGGCCTTTGCGAACCGTCGTCCTGTTGGCCCTCGCCATGGGGCTCGCTGGTTGCGCCGCCGGGCCAGATTTCCAGCGTCCGGCACCCCCCAAGGTTGCCGCCTACACCGCTGCTCCGCTTCCGCATCAGACGGCTTCTGCGGCCACCAACCTGGGATCGGCCCAGCGCCTCGACCCTGGCATGGTAGTTGATGCCCAGTGGTGGCGCAGCTTTCAATCCCCCGCCCTCGACCACTTCATCGACGAGGCGCTGCAGGGCAGCCCCTCCCTCGCCGCCGCCCGCGCCACCTTGCGCCAAGCGCAGGAGCTGTATGCCGCTCAGTCTGGATCGACACTGTATCCACAAGTGGACGCCGGGCTGAGTGCCGAACGTCAACGCTTCAATCCCATTGCCCTCGGGCAAAGCACGGGGGCACGCACCTTCAACTTGCTGAATGCCGGTGTTGGCGTCCGCTACAATCTTGACCTTGCCGGCGGCAACCGTCGGGCTCTGGAGGCCCTTGCCGCTAAGGCCGACTATCAGCGCTTTGAACTGGAAGCCGCGCGCTTGAGTCTGGCAGGCAACATCGCCGGCACCGCCATTACGCGCGCCCGGCTGGCTGCGCAGATCAAGGCCACCAGCGCCATACTGCGGGCGCAGGAAGAACAGATTGAACTCGCCCAGGGCCGCGTGCATCTCGGCCAGGCCTCACCGGACGAAGTGCTGTCCCTGACCACCCAGGCCGAGCAGACGCGCGCCAGCCTGCCCACCCTGCGCCAGCAGATGCAGCAGAGCGAGCATCTGCTTGCCGCGCTGGCTGGCCGCGCGCCGGGTGCGGGCGGCATTCCCGCCTTCACCCTGACGGATTTCACCCTGCCCAAGGCGCTTCCGCTGGTCGTGCCCTCCGAGCTGGTGCGCCACCGTCCGGACATCCAGGCGTCGGAAGCCTTGTTGCATGCGGCCAATGCCGACTACGGCGTGGCCGTGGCCAAGTTCTATCCCCAGATCAACCTCAGCGCGAATCTGAGCAGTCAGGCCCTCAGCAGCGCTGCCCTCTTCGGGCCAGGCTCCGCAGTTTGGAGCCTGCTCGGACAGCTCACCCAACCGCTGTTCCGTCCCGGGCTGGCGGCGGAAAAGCGTGCCGCCCTAGCTGCTTTCGACGCTGCCGCCGCAAACTACCAAAACGTCGTGCTGGAGGCCCTGCGCAACGTCGCCGACAGCCTGCGCGCGATGGATAACGACGCCCAGACCCTGGCCGCCCTGGCCGTTGCGGATCGGGCTGCCCAGGGTTCGCTGCATTCGGTCGAGCGGCAATATCAACTGGGCGCAGCCAGCTATCTGCAAGTCCTCGTCGCCCAGCAACAGGCACAGCAAACACGACTCGGATTGCTGGCAGCCCAAGCGCAACGCCTCAGCGATACCGTCGCCCTCTACCAGGCCATGGGCACCTGA
- a CDS encoding ABC transporter ATP-binding protein has translation MAGKGIRIEGLKKRYGSGDTAVDALKGVDMHVEPGEVVGLIGPSGSGKSTLLKCLGAVIDPTAGRMTLGDEVIYDADWKVRDLRALRRDKIGFVFQAPYLIPFLDVTDNVALLPMLAGRPNAEARQRALELLTALDVQHRARAMPSQLSGGEQQRVAIARGLVNHPPVILADEPTAPLDSQRAMAVIRILNDMAKKYQTAIIVVTHDEKIIPTFKRIYHIRDGVTHEEAGEGRDFD, from the coding sequence ATGGCGGGCAAAGGCATACGCATCGAAGGATTGAAAAAACGCTACGGCAGCGGCGATACCGCCGTCGACGCCCTCAAGGGCGTGGACATGCACGTCGAGCCCGGCGAGGTAGTCGGACTGATCGGCCCCTCCGGCTCGGGCAAGAGCACCTTGCTCAAGTGCCTGGGCGCGGTGATCGACCCGACCGCCGGGCGCATGACCCTGGGCGACGAGGTGATCTACGACGCGGACTGGAAGGTGCGCGACCTGCGCGCCCTGCGCCGCGACAAGATCGGCTTCGTGTTCCAGGCGCCGTACCTGATTCCGTTTCTCGACGTGACCGACAACGTCGCGCTGCTGCCCATGCTCGCGGGGCGGCCGAATGCCGAGGCCCGCCAGCGCGCGCTCGAACTGCTCACCGCGCTGGACGTCCAGCACCGCGCGCGCGCCATGCCCTCGCAGTTGTCGGGCGGCGAGCAGCAGCGCGTGGCCATCGCCCGCGGTCTGGTCAACCACCCGCCGGTGATCCTCGCCGACGAACCCACCGCGCCGCTCGACTCGCAGCGCGCGATGGCGGTGATCCGCATCCTCAACGACATGGCGAAGAAGTACCAGACCGCGATCATCGTCGTCACCCACGACGAAAAAATCATCCCCACCTTCAAGCGCATCTATCACATCCGCGACGGCGTGACCCACGAAGAAGCGGGCGAAGGCCGCGACTTCGATTGA
- a CDS encoding ABC transporter permease, with the protein MISLAGRDILHAWGKFVFTGIGLGLLIGVTLTMAGVYRGMVADGEAVLNNSGADLWVVQKDTLGPYAESSSVYDDLWRGIRAMPGVAAAANITYLTMQVGQGDHDVRAMVVGIMAGEPGVPGWPPYLVAGRQITRGHYEAVADIATGFKLGDVIKIRRNQYTVVGLTRRMVSSSGDPMVFIPLKDAQEAQFLKNNDAILMQRRRTEASPTLNRPGVPGLLDAIIASQTTNNYVNAILVRVAPGYTQDEVAEPIRRWKRLTVYTRAQMENILIAKLIATSSKQIGMFLVILAVVSASIVAFIIYSLTMDKIREIAVLKLIGTRNRTIASMIMQQALALGLIGFAVGKITATFAAPVFPKYVLLMPQDSVAGFFAVMGICAAASVIAIRMALKVDPAEAIGG; encoded by the coding sequence ATGATCAGCCTGGCCGGGCGCGACATCCTGCATGCCTGGGGCAAGTTCGTCTTCACCGGCATTGGACTGGGCCTGCTCATCGGCGTGACCCTGACCATGGCCGGGGTGTACCGCGGCATGGTGGCCGACGGAGAGGCCGTGCTGAACAACAGTGGCGCCGATCTCTGGGTGGTGCAGAAAGACACCCTGGGGCCTTACGCCGAGTCGTCCAGCGTGTACGACGACCTGTGGCGCGGCATCCGCGCCATGCCCGGCGTGGCGGCGGCGGCCAACATCACCTACCTGACCATGCAGGTCGGCCAAGGCGATCACGATGTGCGGGCCATGGTGGTCGGCATCATGGCGGGCGAGCCGGGTGTTCCGGGCTGGCCGCCGTATCTGGTCGCCGGCCGTCAGATCACCCGCGGCCACTACGAGGCGGTGGCCGACATCGCCACCGGCTTCAAACTCGGCGACGTGATCAAGATTCGCCGCAACCAGTACACCGTGGTCGGGTTGACGCGGCGCATGGTGTCGTCCAGCGGCGACCCGATGGTGTTCATCCCCCTGAAGGACGCGCAGGAAGCGCAGTTCCTCAAGAACAACGACGCCATCCTGATGCAGCGCCGCCGCACCGAGGCCAGCCCCACGCTCAACCGCCCCGGCGTGCCGGGTCTGCTCGACGCCATCATCGCCTCGCAGACGACCAACAACTACGTCAACGCCATTCTGGTGCGCGTCGCCCCCGGCTACACCCAGGACGAGGTGGCGGAGCCGATCCGGCGCTGGAAGCGCCTGACCGTCTACACCCGCGCGCAGATGGAGAACATCCTGATCGCCAAGCTGATCGCCACGTCATCGAAGCAGATCGGCATGTTCCTGGTCATTCTGGCCGTGGTCAGCGCCTCCATCGTCGCCTTCATCATCTACTCCCTGACCATGGACAAGATCCGTGAGATCGCCGTGCTCAAGCTCATCGGCACGCGCAACCGCACCATCGCGTCCATGATCATGCAGCAGGCGCTGGCGCTGGGCCTGATCGGCTTTGCCGTCGGCAAGATCACCGCGACCTTCGCCGCGCCGGTCTTTCCCAAGTACGTGCTGTTGATGCCGCAAGACTCGGTCGCAGGCTTCTTCGCTGTCATGGGCATCTGCGCCGCGGCCAGCGTCATCGCCATACGCATGGCGCTCAAGGTCGATCCGGCCGAAGCCATCGGAGGTTGA
- a CDS encoding efflux RND transporter periplasmic adaptor subunit, which translates to MKFPAMQRRTLALVAVIVPLALLLAYVALRSGPLAPVAVTVAEVQKRALAPSLFGIGTVQARYTFQIGPTAAGRLKRLDVHVGDTVKAGQVIGEMDPVDLDQRIAAQQAAIQAGTASVRQAEAKRAYAQTQAQRYEQLMALRSTSEETVATKRQDQAVAEATLAAAREDLARQRADLQGLQAQRANLRLVAPVGGLVAARDADPGTTVVAGQAVVQLIDPHSLWIDTRFDQITATGLAAGLPVQIVLRSRQGQPLQGRVLRVDPLADAVTEETVARIVFDRIPAPLPPLRELAEVTVQLPELSAAPVIPNAAIHEVNGQRGVWTLDGNKLAFTPVTLGRSDLNGWVQVRQGLKDGDRVVVYSEKTLHRGSAIHIVERIPGVSP; encoded by the coding sequence ATGAAATTTCCTGCCATGCAGCGCCGCACCCTGGCGCTGGTTGCGGTCATCGTGCCGCTGGCCTTGCTGCTTGCTTATGTGGCGCTGCGCTCGGGGCCGCTGGCGCCAGTGGCGGTCACCGTGGCCGAGGTGCAAAAGCGCGCGCTGGCGCCTTCGCTGTTCGGCATCGGCACGGTGCAGGCGCGCTACACCTTTCAGATCGGGCCCACAGCGGCAGGTCGGCTCAAGCGGCTCGACGTGCATGTGGGCGACACGGTGAAGGCCGGGCAGGTCATCGGCGAGATGGACCCGGTGGACCTCGACCAGCGCATTGCCGCGCAGCAGGCCGCCATCCAGGCCGGTACGGCAAGCGTGCGTCAGGCCGAAGCCAAACGCGCCTACGCGCAGACCCAGGCGCAGCGCTACGAACAACTCATGGCTCTGCGCAGCACCAGCGAGGAAACCGTGGCCACCAAGCGGCAGGATCAGGCGGTGGCCGAAGCCACGCTGGCCGCGGCGCGCGAGGACTTGGCGCGCCAGCGCGCCGATCTGCAAGGTCTGCAGGCACAGCGGGCCAATCTGCGGCTGGTCGCGCCGGTGGGCGGACTGGTGGCGGCGCGCGATGCCGACCCCGGCACTACTGTGGTTGCGGGTCAGGCCGTGGTGCAACTGATCGACCCGCACAGCCTGTGGATCGACACCCGCTTCGACCAGATCACCGCTACCGGCCTGGCCGCCGGGCTGCCGGTGCAGATCGTGCTGCGCTCGCGCCAGGGCCAGCCGCTGCAAGGTCGGGTGTTGCGGGTCGATCCGCTGGCCGACGCAGTGACCGAGGAGACCGTGGCCAGGATCGTGTTCGACCGCATCCCGGCGCCGCTGCCGCCCCTGAGGGAACTGGCCGAGGTCACGGTGCAACTGCCCGAACTGTCCGCCGCCCCGGTCATTCCCAATGCGGCGATCCATGAGGTGAACGGCCAGCGCGGTGTCTGGACGCTCGACGGCAACAAGCTCGCCTTCACGCCGGTGACGCTGGGGCGCTCCGACCTCAACGGCTGGGTGCAGGTGCGCCAGGGGCTCAAGGACGGCGACCGCGTCGTCGTGTACAGCGAAAAAACCCTGCACCGCGGCAGCGCCATCCACATCGTCGAGCGCATTCCCGGAGTCTCGCCATGA
- a CDS encoding TetR/AcrR family transcriptional regulator, with translation MPMHPKHLPADERRAETVQAVVELAATQNPKEITTAAIAKHMGVTQGALFKHFPSKESILEAVMEWVAEHLLARVDQAAAAAPSPLAALEATFMTHIHFVSEHPGVPRMLFGELQNQNDSLPKKMAQTLLRRYGERLRQLLEAGKAQGELAAGLDIEAATVSFIGSIQGLVMQSLLAGDVKFMQQQALGVFALYRRGIGRKP, from the coding sequence ATGCCTATGCACCCCAAGCACCTACCGGCGGACGAGCGCCGGGCCGAGACAGTTCAGGCCGTCGTCGAGCTCGCTGCGACACAGAATCCCAAGGAAATCACCACGGCGGCCATCGCCAAGCACATGGGTGTGACCCAAGGTGCTCTGTTCAAACACTTCCCGAGCAAGGAATCGATCCTGGAGGCCGTAATGGAGTGGGTGGCGGAACACCTGCTGGCACGCGTGGATCAGGCGGCGGCTGCAGCCCCCTCCCCCCTGGCGGCACTGGAGGCTACCTTCATGACCCATATCCATTTCGTCAGCGAGCACCCTGGGGTGCCGCGGATGTTGTTTGGCGAATTGCAGAACCAGAACGACTCCCTGCCCAAGAAGATGGCCCAGACCCTACTCCGCCGCTATGGCGAGCGGCTGCGCCAACTGCTCGAGGCGGGCAAGGCACAAGGGGAACTGGCCGCAGGGCTAGATATAGAGGCGGCGACGGTGTCTTTCATCGGCAGTATCCAGGGCTTGGTAATGCAGTCCTTGCTGGCGGGTGACGTCAAGTTCATGCAGCAACAGGCGCTGGGGGTGTTTGCCCTGTATCGGCGCGGCATCGGGAGAAAACCATGA
- a CDS encoding PIN domain-containing protein, translating into MRVILDTNIFLSATLVRGSVPDKLYESWRKGRYLLIFSEQQIDKIKAVLRRPFFRDRVLSRYPPYR; encoded by the coding sequence ATGCGAGTGATCCTGGATACGAATATTTTCTTATCTGCTACCCTAGTGCGTGGGAGCGTGCCAGACAAACTGTATGAATCGTGGAGAAAAGGACGTTACCTTCTGATTTTCTCCGAGCAGCAGATTGACAAGATCAAGGCCGTCCTCCGTCGTCCGTTTTTTCGCGATCGGGTTCTGTCACGCTATCCACCTTACCGATAG